CGCTGCACATTCCTAGTGTGCCTGCAGGTGGCGAAGTGTATTAGTCCACGTATTGTGTGAAGGACACTGGGAGAGTCCAAGGCTCAAAATCGAACAGTGGCACACCTGGAAGGAATCATGTTTCTTTGAGAGTGAAATTTGTAACATGAATTGTGTACTCAAGTAGCTCAAATGTAAAGGTCAGATTAGTTATATTATGCAAAAGAACACATAAGAACACTACTTTTGACACATTGCTGCCCTTTAACTGGGTGACACCACCTTGTTGAATTTCAACACACAGCTACTTATGCATCTATGTAAACGGATTGTTAATTAatgataattaattaataattatttcatGTAAGGAGAAAAGTATCAGGGGGGTACCAGCCTATGATATAAGCACAGTAGTCTTTATCTCTGTTTTGCTGAGTTTAATTTCATAAggttttcctattttttttaaatgagcattCATTCAATGCTTTGTTTGCAGCATAACATGCACAGTCTAAATGTGaggataagattttttttaaggcgTTTAAAAGTCTGAATATCTTTCTTGCGATATGCTTACATCATATTCGGCCCAGAGGAGTGACTGTGGATGACGACTTACTGGGTAGGCTCCTGTTCGAGCGGCGGGACGCCCTAAGGGCCTCCACGCTCAGTCTAGGTACGGCCGTCCTCACCGGACCTGGACGTTTCCCAGCATTCCACTGGGCGTCCCCCAGCAGGATCTCTCCCTCCTCCTTGGTGGTGGGGTAGCTGTAACTGACAGACGCCCAATGGGGGCGAGATTGGGTctgacgaggaagaggaggaggagggagaggaacAGGATGGTGGGGTCTGCTGTTTGACGTGAGGAACATCTATGGGAAAGGAAGGTCAGAACCATATTTTGGAACGATTGATTACACAACTGCATGAGAGAGCCCTTTCATTTATACGAGGGTGGGGCTACACATGCTGATCCCTTTTAATTGGTCAATGGAGAATTGTTCCTTCTCTTCTAAAATGTGAAGGGAATCGTCTTTTGCAGGGTACTGAGCCCTCCAGTACTCATTTCTATCAAACAGGTTTTCGGCCTGTGTGAACTCCGTTCACTGCTGCATAGTTCCTTCTCCCCAAGATATCACTGGATGGCACAAGCACGAATATTTTTCCAGTACATGGGGTTTTGGCCTCATATTTTGGGATTTATTTTCAATGCCAAGATGTTAAttctttcaaaaaacaaaatagtgtTCGCAGGTGCCCAAATTCATTGCTATTTTTTCCTAATCCTCAATATTTAATGCTCCAGTGTCCTCTGTTTCACCTTCTCCTATCATATGAGCAAAAATATGCATCACCTCCTGTCACCTCCCGCTCTGAGCTGTCATCATTAACATGCCTCCCTGTGTAAAAAGCTGCTCCATAATTCATGAATTTTGCTGGTGGAGGATCATCAACAGTTTCGGGGTCACTGTCACACTGAGGTTATTATTGTTACAGTGATAAATGAAGCGTAGCTTACCAGTGATTTAGCTTTGCGTAGTTTGTAACTCATCTCGGATAGCGTTTTCCGTCTCTCATTGTCTGGCTTCTCCGTTTTACTAGTGCAAGCGGTCACTCTGTTCTTGTTCTGCCTGGAGACACGCATCACAGTCTTGACTGACATACACAGAAAAAAGTAAACTATTGTATCTTTTGGGGCGAGGGGTGTCATGAATTGTCATAGGAGTGGTACAATTTAAGTACcactttttttggtttgttttttactaACCATCAAGGCTAAACTCATacaatatatattgaaaaatagATGTTGCTTACTGGCCCCGGaataattatcattattacatatttatacatattagAATATATTAAGGAGCCTCAAATAATCATGTCAATTTAACATTAATACAATGTGCAACCATAAATGGCACAGTTTTCCATGTTCAAACCTGATTAATAATTACATAAATTAATGAATAtccaaagcattggcctcacagttctgaggtcctgggttcaatcccagacccgcctgtgtcgagtttgcatgttctcttcacgcgtctgtgtgttttctccaggcactccagtttcctcccacattcccccaaaaatatgcaacattaattgaacactctaaattgcccctaagtgtgattgtgagtgtgggtgtttatCTCGATTTGCCCtacgattcgctggcaaccagttcagggtgtaccctgactcctgcccgttgacagctaggataggctccagcactcagtgtgacccttgtgaggataagtggctaagaaaatggatggatggaatagtgaatatccatacattttctgagatTCTTATCCTCACCAGTGTCACAGGAGCGTATCCCacctatcatcaggcaggaggcccggtgcaccctaaactggttggcagccaatcacagtaataataataatgaaattaaatatttatagcTAGCTGACATGCAGTGCTTCCactaatatttttacaaaagccCTCAGTATTGACCTTTTCGCATATTTTCCCAAACCTTCTGTGTTTCTATTTTTCCAAAAGGCAACAAGCGACTTCaattcctgcaaaaaaaaaaaaataaataaataaataattgaaaaaatttTAATCCTATTATAACTTTTAATTGGTCAAGGTTTATCTAATGAGGAGTAATTAATTAAGTAAGTTTGATTGGGTCATGTTATGTTATGCACTTTTTTGATGATACAACACAATcgtttattcctttttttttctgtttgcaaAGATTCAGCACGGTTGTTTTTCCCTTTAAATGAGTGATATCACTGCTTTATATAACTTCTGTGATCACAGTCACTCCACTCCCTGCCTTACGCTGCACTGGCTTGTCCAACAGCCTCCAAGTTGTCCAGGTAGTTGAAGCGGACCGTGTCCTTGGGAGCCCTGTCAGAGTCTCTCCAAGGCGGAAGCACAAGGGGATGGTTGTCTTTTCTCAATCTGCTCCTGCACACCCCTCCAACTTGCCGATTAGTAGATACTTGAAGACCCCCACTTATGGAGAGCCCTTGTGTCATGTCCTCAGATCGACTGCTGACTCTTACTTCATCTGGACTCGCCGTCCGCTGCTGGGACATGGCGGCCTGCGAACAGACATTATCTTAAGAAACTATTGTGCTCAAGagccaattctttttttttaaattgacagagGTCATTTGTAGATGATGAGATATTTTTTCACTActaaaacccatgcaggcacaggaagcacatgcaaaccccacacaggtggggccgggatttgaaccccagtgcgcagaactgtgaggccaacactctaaccagctgcatcaccgtgctgccaaataaaaaaaaaccctccatctaattataaacaaatattacaggatTTTCTTGTTCATGCTCAGTAGGCCAGATTGAAGAATGAAGCAGAACTTGAGTGGCCCACCAGCCATACTTTGCCCACCCTTGGATTATTTTGTGAAACGGATGTTACGCAGAGTGACTTTGCATCATCCAAACCTTTCTGGTGGGGCCAGCAAGCAGTATCTCTTGCACAGTGTTGATGTAGTGTCTCTTCCACACGCCCTGCTCAAACACGGTGGGGGAGAAGCTGATGATCCAGCCGAGTCTCAGACACTTGGGCATCCACAGCTGGTCCAGGTCCACAATGCTTTTCCAGCGCCAACTCACCTGCCCTCACGGGTACAAGACGGACATCATGCATTGCATCGTGGGATGTGACAGGCGGATATGCGTGATGGTTCCTTCCTACCCGTGCACAGCGACAGAGGCTGCGTGGGTCCAGGAAGGAGAAGATGTAGAGGCAGATGGCCCTCGGCAGCAAGCACGTGAAGTCAGCGGCCCGCAGGGGCAGCTGTTGACTCACGCAGGCCTCCACAAAGCGTAGCTGCTCCTTTGAGCAGCTCTTGACAAAGTCATGCAGCACCAACCGCTTCTGCTTGTCAGACCACCTGTCAAACTGGTGATGAGCACATGAAAGGCCATCAAATCAAAAGAAGAAAGAGACCCGACCCGGTGCTGTCTCTTAACGTACCCACTTTGACAGAAGGCTTCGTCTCTCTTCAAAAACCTGAGAGAAAAAAAGCcaagttgttattttttttccccatcaagtgtttttgtttcaattgtGATTTGTTGATTCACAGTAATTAATTTATAACAGTCTAATGATCAGCCACTCGTCAGTCTCGTGCTGTTTGCGTATGTGAGGCTTAGAGTTCTGGAAGAAATCAGAAAACAATCAATGATTGTATACATTTCCCCATCATTTCTTTGAGTAGTTACACTGGGCTATGATATTCCTGGGGCAAAAATACTGCGAAAGTCCTCACTGCATCATTACCTATTTAGGACATAAATGGCATCCTGCAGCTTTTGCAATCCTCCTGCTGTGTTTTAACGAACTCAAATTCCATGAACATatcaaagcaaacatttttttttcctttttaacagCAGAAGTTCCGGTTGTACATCCCTATAATCACCGTACAATGCAATGCCATCAATGTCACATTTTGCCTTTCTCTCCAGAATTCTCCTGTAAAAATTGTATCTAAAGGTTTtctgataaaaatgttttgttttttctgcgtATGAGGTGCTCTGTGGGCAAAAAAATAAGACTTACGTACCTCTCTTTTTCACCaagaaaacacacaccaaaACCCTCTCacattaactaaaaaaaaaaaacatctgaaagtTATTTCACATTGCCCGAAAAGCTCTTATACTCACCAAAAACCTGTAAGACCAAAAATGCAGTAAAAACTCTCAAGCCCACTAAAAAAACTCACAGGCTCAACAAAAAGTCTTACCTGAAGCAAAAAACCTCACAGTCCCATCTCACATGCACAAAAGATCTCTTATAACTAACAAAATctctcacattcacaaaaaGCAATTCtcacacaacccaaaaaaacatctcacattCCCCCCCAAAACCCTTTCACACCAGCAACCAAAAACCTTCACTCCCACCCAAAAATTGCACTCACCAAAAGGCTCTTACATGCAGTAAAATCTCTCAAGACACTGAAAAACCTCTTGctcacacacgaaaaaaaaaaccctctcacGTCACCCAACACATGTTACATATgctctacaacaacaacaaaaaaaactcacttaaaacaaaaatctgtcacacacacataaaacctGCCGCACTCAAAACCTCTCACATTCACCCAAAAGTTTGCTCAACTCACCAAAAACCTCTCACATACAACCACAAAACTCTTCCACACACATAAACTCACACAACCGAGTACatctcaaatacaaaaaaaaaaaaaaacacccacactaTAAAGctctcacacagacacaaaactcTTGCTCCcatcaaaaaaaatctctaacaCCCATCAAAATAAAACGTTATACTTATCAGAATCTCTCACacgcagtaaaaaaaaagtcctctaacagcagaaaaaaaaaacctcatgctCACCAACAGTGAAAAGCCTCGCTTTTGCTCATACGCAAAAAAACTCTCACACCTGTCAAAAAGCCTTTCCTCGTCACCCAAAAACTCTCTTACTaaaccaaaaagaagaaaataacagAGACGAAAAATCTTGTTTCTCtgtgtgacttttctttttgtcaacaagTGAGAGTAAACAATTAGTGTTTCTGTGTTGATTTTCGCACGCGAGTTCTTCTGACCTTGTAGTTGGACTGTGGGTGGTTGAGGGGTGTCCAGGCGCTCATCTTGGTCTGCATTTTCGCAGGACTGGCTGAGGACCTCACGTGCGGCATTTTAATGTTCATCTGCCAGCGAGAACGTGTTAAAAGGAACACACGCGCAACATATTTACGTTCTTCTAATTCCCACACGTGTGAGAGACTGCATAGCTCTACTTCTCCCATTGTGAGATATCCGTGGCACGATCCTGCTGTGCGTCAAAGCACACCTTCTGCAAGCCTGTACCTTGCTTTTAGTCATTGTCACCTGTAGGTCCCGTTTCCATTCTGTCAAAATGGAAAATTCCAACCTCTACTTCACGCCGTAAACTTGGCGCTCGCTCACACACTTATGTGTTAAGTGGGTTTCGTCACTACGGcccctctctcacacacacatgacCACATCTACTTGTGCTCCGATTGAACTCACCAACACTTCTTGCAGGAGGGAATAAATCCAACATGTATACACAACTGTTACTTCTGTGGACCTCTGTCGACGGCTTGAACATCCGTCCACCTAGCTATAACTCTCCTGTCTTCCTCACTCCTCCTCTTCGTAGTTTACATGTTCCCATAGTAACGGTGACTGTGCTTTTGGAACACAGACAGGCTACTGCAAAGCAAACCGCAGTGGGGTGTATGCATTGTgcactctggggggggggggggggggtctgtggcTCTAATGATGACAAATGTTGGGCAAGAAGGCCAGACGCTGCAGCTGTAGAATGCACTCATGGCGCAAAACATACAGGACAGTGTGTCAATATTTTAGTAGCATCAGAGCAATACCAAAATATGGCGACAATAGAGTATTATTAACAACAATTAACAAGGGAGGCCAAGAGAAgctacagtggatataaaaagtctgctTGCGGTTCAAACAAGATCGTTTGGAACATACGTTGATAAATAGTAACATTTTTCACTAGTAGTTAGCATGTAGTATTAACTACTAATAGTGTACAACtaagatgaaataaaatatcGAGGGCTAGTAAAAATGACATTGATAACATGGCTGTGCAAGTGCACATTTCGTCTTCTAAATGTGTTCAGAAATAAGCAATCACCTTCAAACTCATCTTAAATGGGGGTTAGCACACCCCTGCCATCgtttaaaatgcatttgagTCTTTCATAAATCCTATAAATACTCCTAAAGTATCAAAACAAATTAGTTGAGATTGAtgatagagatttttttttaaatattattgaatggaaaaatacataGGCTGCAAAACAAAAGAGGACATTTTTCACCATGGGGATCAAGGGCTTGAGCACCACTTGGGATCAATGTGTGCAGATCCCTAATTAATACGACAAGTTTAGTCCAGTATTTACattgtttactttttaattaaCTACGCTATTATTTACACATTGAAGggattgtgtttgttttgcttgattttacttttattatatTGGTGATATACTTGGAAAACAACAAACGTTCTTTCGGCTTCTCCAGTTATATACTAATTATATACATGGACAGGggtaatgaaattattttttttcaaatatttgtatacTGTGGCGATTTCTGTTGAACGTAAATGagctaatgtatttatttttctttttaaaaaaaattcaaaattacaaaaaaaaaaaaaaaaaaaaagagctggtGCCCAAATGAGCGGTTGAGGGCAGGGAGGCACAAAACCTGCGGGGAAGAAAAGAGGCGCGTTTGTGTCAATTCAGCTGAGACATAGTAAAAAAACACCGGAAACTATCCACTTCATGTCATAGTAAACATAGATGTAGACGTTTTAATTTTCCAAgtgttttttgcttttctttaatTGTATTTTCCCCCTAATATTATATATGTTTATGTGTACTGAAAATTGTAATTGGCCTGTAAATTGCTCCCAAATCTCACTGTGTGTTCCCTTTGAGCTTTTAATTCCTCAGTCGTGAGGAGAAGTTGCGTGAGTCAAGTATGTTACTTGACTGTAGGCAGGGACCTGGAAGGCGGAGGGGAGGACAGCGGTGGGGACTGGGTGGCCAACAGGCGAGTGCGGCGATCCTCGCACATTGTTAACAACTGGAGCAGCGGCGGGGACGGCAGGTCTTTGCAATTGGAATTTTCACCAAAGTGGCCCGGTAAGCTCCCTTTCCAACAAACCCGTTTGAATGTTGGCTGCAATATGGGCTGTTTCTCGCCGTTCATTTCTGCGGCGAATTCATTCAACTTCCACCGGCGTGAAGGTGGCCACAAAAGCGTCAGTCTAGTCGTTGTCGGGATAAAATAATTGTCTGCCTTCCTTTGCGTCACACATCGGACTGATACATTTGGTTTTGTTCTCTGTTCTTAATTATCCGACATAATCTAATTTCGGGGAGCAGCATGACGACGAACTTGTTAGCTAACGTTGACGCCCTCACGTCATCagccctgtcattttttttaaatttaaataacgTTAACATTGATGAACTGACAGGCCCGTTTACTCTTACCCTTGTCATCATGTAAATTTGCTCGTATGAAATGAGAATACACGCTGTAAATGTAATCATTGATTTGTTTTGGGTGTGTATACAGTCATATtgccaaaatgttgaaattgacATCATTTAGCTAATTGTCAggtaatattaatattacagtCATACATATGATATAGGAACTATGAATCAactatgaataaaaaataacaagatTGAAGTATGTCCTTGCTCTAGTATACATTTGTGTTCTTCCAGGGTTGATATGTTGACCaaagggtgattttttttttatttttattttttttgtagctgtccTTTATGTATATTACATGTTTTGGGTACAATGTGGGAGAGGAATatgatgtttctttttctgtgttATTCCCCAGATAGCCATTGAACATCATATGTCATTGTTGCCGTCGCGCTCTTGTCGGGTGGAGGAAGGAGTCATACGAATCATTCGGTCAAGGCGCAGCATCTCAGAGGACCACAGCATTTGGCGTTGCTGTGACTCAACCGCAATGGACGGAGGCTGCTTGAACCATGGCCGACCACACTGCCCGACCCTCGCTGTCTTCTTGTGATCTGGAGAAAAGGCAAAGTTTGAACGGACAGTCCTGAGATCGCTTCACATCTGAGCTTCTCTGCTGCTGTGGCAGACCAGTCATGGGTCTCCTTTGGGTGCTGTCGGTGTCCATGATGACAGCCTGCGTCGCCATTCCCATGGACGCGGCGGCAGGGAGCCACAGCTTATTTACCTGTGAGCCCATCACGCTGCGCATGTGCCAGGGGCTCCCGTACAACACCACCTTCATGCCCAATGTGCTCAACCACTACGACCAGCAAACGGCTGCCCTCGCCATGGAGGTAAGCGACGCAAGTGACGCACTAAAGATGTAAGatgcgggtgtcaaactcatgtttGTCACACACTACACCGCAGCTAAAATTTCCTtcagaagacttttttttaaaagtacataaCTGTATAAAACATAACAACAGTACATAGATAACAATAGTACATAACACTAATTCCCACAAGTTTTCCGTTGATTTTGTTGAAGATATTTCTCAACCTGATAATAATCACTATTATTTATGGGAAGATAAGGTCCGTATTTTATTAAATGTGTTTACAAATTGAgcaacttttattttcttcctgTAACAGATACTTCCTGTTAAATTTTCGAGCAATTGAAATAGTTTTGTGATATTTATTATTCAGAAATTATGATATTTGAAAAACTATTTGAGGATTTGatccctgttaaaaaaatgaaaataacacacTAAGATACTGCAATTACTATCAAGTTGGCACCGAAGTGATAATAGTTGAGTCTGCGTGGACTAGTTGCTGATGATGTTGTTGGTAGTTTGTCAGTATTATACAATAATACAatgatacaataataataatacaaaaaaaaccccacacacacagggaTGGTAACGTGGTAACAATCTTTATTCACCATCAATTAACAGATCATACACAAACTTTATGCAGAACTTAGATATAGTGTACACATTGGAACACAAGAGCATTAATGTTTGGTGGGTGAATGCGCATATCACGTGATAGCATTTTCAGACGGAGCCAAAGTTCTTGTTACGAGGCCAGCGAGATAACGTTTGCACAACTTGCCCAAACTGGGAAACTGTCTTCATTCTAGCCCCACCACAGCAGCGAATTCTATATGGTGGGAATTTAGGGTGTTTGTAAATAATCACGGACCTCTTTGTGTACGGTGGAATATTTCCATGCGCTCTTCCGTACTGTGTGTCGAGACTAAAATAGACACATGGCAAGGCGTATTCTACAATGCAAGCTACTATT
This genomic window from Syngnathoides biaculeatus isolate LvHL_M chromosome 23, ASM1980259v1, whole genome shotgun sequence contains:
- the fbxo16 gene encoding F-box only protein 16, which codes for MGEVELCSLSHVWELEERKYVARVFLLTRSRWQMNIKMPHVRSSASPAKMQTKMSAWTPLNHPQSNYKVFEERRSLLSKWFDRWSDKQKRLVLHDFVKSCSKEQLRFVEACVSQQLPLRAADFTCLLPRAICLYIFSFLDPRSLCRCARVSWRWKSIVDLDQLWMPKCLRLGWIISFSPTVFEQGVWKRHYINTVQEILLAGPTRKAAMSQQRTASPDEVRVSSRSEDMTQGLSISGGLQVSTNRQVGGVCRSRLRKDNHPLVLPPWRDSDRAPKDTVRFNYLDNLEAVGQASAAQNKNRVTACTSKTEKPDNERRKTLSEMSYKLRKAKSLMFLTSNSRPHHPVPLPPPPLPRQTQSRPHWASVSYSYPTTKEEGEILLGDAQWNAGKRPGPVRTAVPRLSVEALRASRRSNRSLPSVPLFDFEPWTLPVSFTQYVD